The sequence CATCAAGGGTCAAGAAATCACCCAGGGGTGAGTATGAGATAACAGACTCATTGCAACTTCTGATAGACGAGCGGTATATAGTTTCCTATGAGATGATCGACCATTGGCTTGACTTGAGCTACCCCTGGGACCTGTTGGCGGGGAATGAAGCTCTTATGCCCAGGGTCGCATCCGAGAACCTGGGGTCTCAGGAGGGAAACGCGGTGATTAGGGGATTGGTGTCTATAGGAAGGGGTACGGTGATAAGGGCAAATTCATATATCGAAGGGCCGGTGGTAATCGGGGAGAACTGTGAGATAGGCCCTAGCTGCTATATTCGCCCCAGCACATCCATCGGCGACAACTGCCATATCGGCAGTGCTGTAGAGGTGAAAAACTCCATCATTATGAGAGACAGCAAGATCCCACACCATAACTATGTGGGGGACAGCATCATTGGTGAAGGTTGCAATCTTGGAGCTGGTACCAAGATCGCAAATCTTCGGCTTGACAAGGGGGAAATCAAGGCGATGGGCATCAATACCGGGAGGCATAAGCTGGGGGCTATTTTAGGGGATGGGGTTCAGACCGGGATCAATGCCTGCATCGATGCAGGAAGCCTCATAGGAAATGACACCTATATCGGTGCCGGAGCGGTGGCAAGCGGCGTCATAGCGCCTAACTCAAGGATATTTGGATAGGCTGACGAGCATGGTTTTTGGGGGTTTACTATGAGGATAGAGCAGGCAGTGATACTGGCCGCTGGTGAAGGGCAGAGGCTCAGGCCCTTTACTGTCCTGAAGCCAAAAGTGATGATCCACATAGCCAATAAGCCGATACTGCAATATGTAGTCGAGGCGCTGGCGCTTAACGGCGTGCGGCATATCGTAATGGTGGTTGGCTACAGGAAGGAACAGGTTCAAGACTATTTCGGCTCCGGGGAGAAGTTCGGCGTGGAGATCGATTATGTAGTGCAGAGGCAGCAATTGGGCACTGCTCATGCCTTGAGGCAAGCCAGAGACGTGGTTGGGGATAGCTTCCTGGTCCTACCCGGGGATAACATCATCAAGCCTGATACTATCGCTCGGCTTATTGAGGCAAAACCGGGCATCATCCTGGTAAAAAGGCAGGAAAACATATCCAAGTATGGCGTGGTGACTGCTAAAAAGGGGATGGTTGAGGAGATCGTGGAGAAGCCCCAGGAAGCGACGAGCAAGCTGGTAAATACCGGCATTTATGCTCTTGACCGGGGCATACTGGAGTTTATAGAAGAAGAGCGCGAACTCCCGATGGTGCTCAAGAATATGGTGGCCCGGGGTTATCATATAGCGGCTCAAGAGACGGACGATACCTGGCTCGATGCTGTGTACCCCTGGGATATATTGAGGTTAAATGATATAGCGCTGGGTGACATATCGCAGAGCGTGGCGGGCACCGTTGAGAAAGGCGTGACCTTGAAAGGAGCGGTCTCCATAGGGAGGGGGACAGTGGTCAGGGCTGGCTGCTATCTGGTAGGACCGCTTATAATCGGGGAGAACTCGGAGATAGGCCCGCACGCCTGCATATTCCCCGCAACAAGCATCGGTGATCAGGTAACCATATCCCCCTTCGGCCAGGTCAGGAACAGCGCTATCGGAAACGGCGCCCGCATAGGCCCGGGTTCTATACTGGAGGACACGATTGTCGATCGCGGCTCGGTTCTGGGGGGGCATTTTTCGGCCTTTAGCGGCGAAGCGGTAATAGAGGTTGAGGGCGAATATCATAAGGTGAATACCGGGGCGGTAGTGGGTGAGCACTGCGATATAGAGGACAATGTGATAGCTAGACCGGGGGTGATAATTGGTAATCACTCCCGCGTACGGGCGCTGAAGTTGCTCTCGGGTAAGATACCAGATGGAAGCCTGGTGATGTAATTATGTGTGGCATCGTGGGCTACATTGGGGGCAGGGATGCCCAGCCCATACTACTCCAATCATTGAAGAGATTGGAGTATAGGGGATACGATTCCTGTGGAATTGCTGTCCTGGGTAGCACCATCAAGGTCAGCAAGGATGTGGGAAGGGTGCAGCAACTGGAGAAAGCTCTGCCCCGGGATAATGGCAAGCTGGGCATCGGCCATACCAGATGGGCGACCCATGGTAAACCCTCCAGGTCCAATGCTCACCCCCACACGGATTGCAGTGGTAATATCGCTGTGGTGCATAATGGGGTGATAGATAACTCCCAGCAGCTCAGAGATGAGCTAACCGGGGAGGGACATCGATTCCTCTCCGAGACGGATACCGAGGTGATGCCGCATCTGATCGAGAGGTATTACCAGGGCGATCTGGAGCAAGCGGTAAAAAGGGCACTCGCAGATGTTAAGGGTTCCTACGCCCTGATCGTGCTCGCAGCGAACCATGAAGAGCTACTGGTAGCTAGAAATGATAGCCCGCTTGTAATAGGTGTTGGTGATGGGGAGAACTTCGTCGCCTCGGATGTGCCTGCACTGCTGGACTATACTGACAGGGTGATATATTTGGAGGATGGGGATGTAGGTATTATCACCGGGGATGCGATAAGGCTCTTAAACCAGGACTGTGAGGTGAGGAGGGAGACCAACGTGATCCCCTGGACCCTGGAGGACGCTCAGAAGGGTGGCTATGAGCACTTCATGCTCAAGGAGATACACGAGCAGCCTAGGGTGATAAGGGATACCCTGGGGGGATATATATCTGCCATAGAGCCAGCGGTTGACCTGGGGCTGGAGCGCACTGATTTCGAGGACGTCCTGCTGCTGGCGTGTGGCACCTCCTATCATGCCGGTCTTGTAGGTAGATGTTTGCTGGAAAGGATAGCCAGAGTACCGGTAAGGGTGGAGATAGCCTCTGAGTTCAGCCACTCTGACGCTGTGTTGGGCAAAACCTGGGTGATTGGAATCACCCAATCTGGCGAGACCGCTGATTTACTGGGAGCTTTAAAAAAGGCGAAGCAGATGGGATGTAAAACCCTGGCCATTACCAACTGCATTGGAAGTAGCGTCACCCGGATCGCTGATCAAACATTCTACATTAAGGCACACCCGGAGATAAGTGTAGCTGCTACCAAGAGCTTTATCGCTCAGCTAATGGCGCTTTATCTATTGGCTCTATCTGAGGCAAAAATGGATATCAGATCTCTCCAGGGCCTGATCGGTGAGCTGAGCGTATTGCCGGACAGAGTGCAGCTTATATTGGATGACGAGGAAAAGATCGCTCGGTTTGGCAAATATCTATCAACGTATGATAGTGCTTTCTTCATTGCCCGGGGAATCAATTTCCCCGTGGCACTTGAGGGGGCCTTGAAGCTCAAGGAGATATCCTACATCCATGCCGAGGGCTATCCTGCAGGGGAGATCAAGCATGGCCCCTTCGCCTTACTCACACCCGATACCCCGGTCATCGCCATTACTGCCAGGGATGATACATATGAAGCAATGCTGGCAAATATAAAGGAGATAAAGGCCAGGGAATCACCAGTGATTGCCCTGGCTGGTGAAGATGATGAGGACATAGAACAATTCGTAGACCACGTCATCCGTGTACCCGGTGTTAGTTCTATATTATCACCGGTGATTAACTCGGTTGCTTTGCAGCTCCTGGCCTATTATGCCGCTAAAGAGAGGGGCTGCCCTATAGACATGCCCAGGAACCTGGCAAAGAGCGTCACCGTGAAGTGAAATGCCATCATGGGTGGGTGTAGAACATCATTCCATCCTGATACATGAAGGGAAATCAGATGAAAGCTTTGATACTGGCTGGTGGCACCGGCACACGACTCAAGCCCATTACCCATACCGTCGCCAAGCAGCTTCTCCCTGTAGCCAATAAACCCATTCTTTTCTATGTCCTGGACCAGGTAATAGAATCAGGAATTACCGATATCGGCATTATCGTTTCGCCGGAGACGGGCAACCGGATAAAGGAGGTTGTAGCGGATGGCTCGAAGTGGCAGGCTAAAATTACCTACATTTTACAGCCGGAGCCCTTGGGACTCGCTCATGCTGTGGAAACAGCCCAGGACTTCCTTGGCAGCTCCTCCTTTCTCATGTTCCTCGGCGATAATCTAATTCAGGGCGGTGTCAAGGCTTTCGTTGACGAATTCAATAGCCTCAGGCCTGATGCGTTGGTTCTGCTGAAGGAGGTTAGCGACCCCCGTTTTTTCGGTGTTGCCGAGCTCGATCCCTCGGGTAAAGTGGTGCGGCTGGTGGAAAAGCCGAAAGAACCCAAGAGCAACCTTGCCCTGGTCGGTGCCTATCTTTTCACGCCTGAAATCCACAGGGCAATAGCTCAGATTAAGCCATCCTGGCGAGGGGAACTGGAAATAACCGATGCCATCCAGAAGCTCTTTGACCTGGGGAAGACGGTTCAAAGCCACATCCTGAAGGGCTGGTGGCTGGATACCGGGAAGAAGGATGACCTGCTGGAGGCAAACCGGGTGGTGCTCGACGATCTGCTGCAGCCGAGTATCAAGGGCGATGTTGATTCTAAGAGCCAGGTCGCGGGAAGGGTTGAGATTAGAGAAGGGGCTAAGATAGAAGGGAGCACCGTTCGAGGCCCCGTATCCATTGCTGAGAGGTGTCAGATCAGGAATTCGTTAATAGGCCCCTTTACAAGCATAGGCGCTGGCACAGTAATAGAGGATTCATCCATAGAGCACTCGGTTATTTTAGAAAATAGCCGTATTTATCGCATTGAGCGTCTGGAGGATAGTATCATAGGCAGCGGGGTCGAACTCCAGAAAGCGGACGAAAGATTCAGGGCGATAAAACTCTTTGTCGGCGATGATGCCAGAATAGAACTTTAAGAGGTCAAGATGGACTACTTATTCGGTGTCAAGGTGCAAAAGCTCCGCCTCATCCCTGATGAGCGGGGTTGGCTTATGGAGATGATGCGCCGGGACTGGGAGGTGTTTGACAAATTTGGGCAGGCGTATGTGACCACCTGCTATCCGGGTGTAATCAAGGCCTGGCACTACCACAAGCTTCAGATCGACCACTTCACCTGCGTTCATGGTGTTGCCAAGCTCGCCCTCTACGATGCCCGTGAGGACTCTACGACAAGGGGCATGATAAACGAGTTTTACATCGGGACCCTGAATCCTATCCTGGTAAAGATCCCATCCCTCATATATCATGGCTTTACCGCTGTGGGAAATGAGATAGCTATGATTGTCAACTTCCCCACCGAGCTCTATAACTATGAAGAGCCCGATGAGTATCGTCTCCCCTACGATGATCCATCCATCCCCTACAAATGGGAGGTAAAGATGGGATGAAGGTGCTTGTCGCCGGTGCTGGGGGGATGCTGGCAAGAGACCTCACTATCTGCCTTTCAGAGCGGGGATATGAAATTGTGGCACTACCCCATAATGAGCTCGATATTACCGATCTCAAGGCTGTTAGAACCGCGGTGGATGAGTTCGAGCCTGAGCTTGTAATTAACTGCGCTGCCTATACCAAGGTGGATGAGGCGGAGAAAGAGGAGCCCCAGGCGCTTTTAGCAAACGGATTCGGTGTTCAGAACATCTGCCTTGCCTGCCAGCAGAGGGACATCCCTTTAGTCCATTTCAGTACCGACTATATCTTCGACGGTGTCAAGGAAGGACCTTATACAATCTATGATGAGCCCAACCCCATAAGCGCCTACGGTCGCTCAAAGCTACTCGGTGAGAGGTATCTACTGTGGCTTCTCAGCAGGTTTTACCTCATTCGCACCAGTTGGCTATTTGGACTCCATGGTAAAAACTTTATAGAGACCATGACGGAGCTCGGGCAAAGAGAAAAGCAGATATCTGTGGTAAAGGACCAGAAAGGGTGCCCCACCTGGAGCTACCACCTCGCTCAGGCGGTTGTTGAGCTTATCGAAACGAGGCGCTACGGGATTTACCACATCACAAACTCCGAGCCTACCACCTGGTACGACTTCGCCAGGGAGATCTTCAGGATCTGCGAAATGGACGTGGAGGTTCTTCCGGTTACCTCGGATCAGGTTCCCAGACCGGCAATGAGACCTCAGAACAGCATCCTTGACCCTTTCCCTCTTCCCCGGGTCTTAGGCAGGGAAATGCCTTCCTGGAGGGAGGCGCTTAAGGAGTATATCGAACGAAGAGATACCAGGGGATAGCTGTCCGACTTGCGGGAGGGGGCTTTAGTCTCGCAACAAGGGGAGTGCGGCGGGAGTGGGATTAACGATAACTCCCGTAATGACCTTAATCCGTGAGTTCAGATTCAAAGGGCCGCCTGATGGTTGCTAATCCAAGCGGATCAGCTTAGATTTGCGTTCGACTCTTATAAGGGGTCATCATCCGGCTTGACCGGATGATCCAGGAAGCATGCTGAGCCAGTTTCTGGATTGCCCGATCAAGTCGGGCAATGACAGTACAGTAGGAGGCGGGCAGTGACAGGTACTGTAGGAGATGGGCAATCTTCTCTTTCGATCCACGGATTAAGGTAATGATCAGGTCGATTATTATTAATAGAGAAGAGGGGGATAGAGGGGCCCTATGTCTTTGCGAGGACCCTGCTTTATCGGGGGACGAAGCAAGCCTTGTGGAGGTGAGAGAAAGCGAGATTGCTTCGCTCCACTCGCGATGACAAGAGTGATTGTTGATTGAAGAGAAAGGGACAAGGGGGTGAGGTTAATCAAATGATGAGGCTACTTGTAACCGGAGGCGCGGGCTTTATTGGCTCCAATTTCGTTCACTATATGCTTGAGCAGCATCCCGACTACCATATACTGGACCTCGATGCCCTAACCTATGCCGGAAGCATGGAGAACCTGAAGGAGATAGTGGAAAATCCCGGTCACAGGTTTATTCAAGGCAGGATCGAGGATGGGAAGCTGGTGGACGGGCTTATGCCAGGGGTCGATGCGGTCATAAACTTCGCCGCCGAGTCCCATGTCGATAGGAGCATCGTTGAGCCCCAGGTCTTCATTACGACCAATGTCCTGGGGACTCAGGTATTACTCGATGCGGCGCTCAGGCACGAGGTCAAGCTTTTCTGCCAGATTTCAACCGACGAGGTTTATGGAGCCGTTGAGCTTGACTCGGCGGAGCGATTCATTGAGGAATCTCCCATACGTCCCAATTCGCCCTACTCCGCCAGCAAGGCCTCCGCCGACCTCCTGGTCCGGGCATACTACCGAACCTACGGGCTGCCCGTGGTTATCTCCCGCTGCACCAATAACTACGGACCGAGGCAACATGCTGAGAAGTTCATCCCCACGGTGATTCTCAGTGCCCTGCGGGGTAAGCCGGTCCCTATCTACGGCGATGGCCTGTATGTGCGGGACTGGATTCATGTCCTTGACCACTGCCGGGCGATAGACCTTATCCTGCACAGAGGGAAGGTTGGCGAGGTCTATAACATCGGGGGCGACAATGAGTGGGCTAATATCGAGCTTGCGCGAGAAATCCTGCAGATTACCGGCAAACCAGAAAATCTGCTTCAGTCTGTACCCGATCGCCCCGGTCACGACAGGCGCTATACTCTGAGCAGCGAGAAGCTAAGGCGTGAGCTGGGCTGGAAGCCTGGGGTTCCCTTCGACCAGGGCCTCAGCGAGACTGTCCGCTGGTATTCAGAGATAAATAAGTGACCAAGTATGTTATGTTTGTTGCCACTGCAAATGCATAGCCGGTGCAGGCGATATAGAGCAAAGCCTTCTTGCTGACACATCTCCCAGTCGGTGCAAATACAGCCTGTATGTGTTATGATATATGCCTAATCGGCATCCAGTATAAATATGTAGTCCCCACCTACCGATTCAAAGGCTGTCCTTATTGCCCTGCCTTTCCCCCTGAGTGGTTCCGTTATAACCCGCGCTCCCTTTGATTCGGCGATCTCCCTGGTCTTATCGGTGCTCCCATTATCAAAGACGATGACCTTAGCCCGGTAGCCCTTCCCTTGTATCTCCTCCATAGGCACTTCATCGATGACCTTCCCGATCGTCTCCTCCTCATTCAGTGCAGGGAAGATTATAGAGACCTCTTTCATTGCCTTTTTCTCACGCTGGGGATTACCTTATTTTACATAATCGCAGAGAAGCGAACTATTGCTATAATACCACAAACCTTTTCCTCTAAGCCAGACTGGAATGTGGAGGGCTATAGGGCGTGCTTAAGCACCACAATCTCTGTGGCTGCGGGGAGCTTGTCGGATTTAAGCTCCACCTCAGCGGTGTCCAGTCGCTTCACATTGGTCTTAACAGCCAGGAAGGGCTCGACATCGCTTACCGGGAAAGTGGGGCACCTGTCGGTTTGATAGTGCATGGGGATAACCACGCGGGGCTGAACCTGATCGACGATACGGTGTGCTCCAGCAGCATCGAGGGTGAAGTTCCCTGCCATAGGGGTGAGCAGGACATCAACCTCACCGATAGCGGCGATCTGCTTGTCGCTGAGTTGATGCCCCAGGTCGCCGAGGTGACATAACCTTATGCCGTCCACGGTAAAACAGAATATGTTATTCGGGCCCCGCTTCTTGCCGCCGTTATCATCGTGATAGCTTGCTATCCCGATAAACTCGATGCCTTTCACCTGATGCCTACCGGTGCCCCTCACCACCCGGGGGCTGCCGGGAACACTCTTGACATAGTTATGGTCGGGATGCTCGTGGCTTACCACCACGATGTCGGCCGCATCCTCTATTTTGCCATAATCGACCCCGAATGTCCCCGGCTCGAAGGGGTCGGTAATGATCTTGACCCCTTCCTCCGATGTAATAAGAAAAGCGGCGTGACCAAGCCATTTTAGCTTCATTTTTATCCCTCCTTTTTGGTACTACTCAATATGCTCTACTACTTGGAAGCTCGCTTTCTAAAGCATGGCCATTAGTTCATTCTAACCTTGCTTAATGTTCGGAAAATTCGAAGTGCTATTTCTGCTATCCCTATTTATAGGCTAAGATGAGGTTGACTAGGGTTCTAACCGCAACACCGGTTGCCCCCTTTACTAGGTGGTTTCGGTCCTTCTCGGCGCGTGAAGGACCGGCAATATCCAGGTGTACCCAGGGTGTCTGCTCAACGAATTCGGCGAGGAACTGGGCCGCGGTGATCGCACCCCCCCATCTGCCCGCGGAGTTCTTGGTGTCGGCGACATCGCTCTTGTTCTGCTCCCTGTACTCCTCATACATGGGCATCTGCCAGATGTACTCGCCAGCCTCCTCACCCGCCTTGAGCACTTTATCCATTAGATCCTGATTATTGCCAAAGGCGCCGGTGCAGAGATCGCCTAGGGCGATGTGACATGCACCTGTGAGCGTGGCGATGTCTACCACCGGGGAAAGCCCCAGCTTGAGAGCATAACTGAGGGCATCGGCCAGGATGAGCCGCCCCTCGGCATCGGTGTTCACGACCTCGATGGTCTTGCCATTTAACGCCCGTATAATATCCCCGGGCTTTAGGGCTGCACCGTCCGGGAGGTTCTCCGTTGCGGGCACTAGCGCGGTGACACTAACCTCGGGCCCGAGCTCGCCGATGGCACGCATGACAGCGATAACGGCAGCGCCACCGGCCATGTCCCCCTTCATGTCTCCCATCCCCTCTGATGGCTTGATAGAGATACCCCCGGAGTCGAAGGTTATACCCTTGCCCACAAGGCCCAGGGGGCTTCTTTGAGGATCGCCACCCTTATAGCTGAGAACGATAAGCTTTGGCGGCTGCCTGCTTCCCCGGGATACGCCAAGGAAGGCATCCATCCCCAGCTTTTCCATATCCGCTTGCTCCAGGATGCGGCACTCGAGCCCCCACTCACCGGCAACCCTTTGCGCCACCTCCGCCATATGGGTAGGGGTCATATAGTTGGCCGGCTCGTTGGCCATGTCCCGGGCCAGGCTTGTGGCCTCTGCCGTTATCCGTCCCCTGGCGCACCCCCGCTTAAGCAAAGCGAGCTTTTCCTCCTCCCGCTCGACGATGAGCAGTTGCTCGATCTCCCCCTCCTCCGCTTCTTTGGTTTGGTGCTTGAGGAAGGTGTAAAGGCCTAACATAGCGCCCTCTGTTACCGCCTGGGCCGACTTCTCAACGTCTATACCCCCCACGCCTGCGCCGTGAGCAATGGTGGCCACCTGCGTCGCGCCAACCTTTCTGAGGAAGCGACACGACTCGGCAGCAACCCCCCGAATCACGGATAGGGTTAGTTCCTTTTCCTTCCCCAGGCCAGCGACGACCACCCGCTGCGGCGCGATCTTACCCATGCTATGAATCAGGGTCATTTGGTTGCGCTTTCCCTTGATCTCCCCCTCAGCGATGAGCTGGGTAATAAGCCCGCCAAGTGCCTTATCTACCGCTGCCGTAGCACCGCTGGTTTTTTTCATCCCTTCAAAGAGATTAACTATGATGGCACTTACGGGTAGCCCGGTGATATCTCCTGATACAACCTTAACCTCCATCTGCTTATTCCTCCTCGTTGGTTTTGCCTATTTCGAGCCTACTGTAATTGAGATATCGGCTCATTACTGGTGGGGCTCCGGTACTGAACCCACTGAAATTACTAAAATTTAGCGATTCACCTCACGTACGATCCTATCGATTGCCGGGGTGATATCCCTGGAAGTATCGACAGCGAAGTGATTTCGTCGAATGCGCTGGGAAGTGGCGCTCATCTGCCGGTAGACACTCCAGTCAGCCTCGGATTTGTCGTCTGGGTCTAGGCTCAAGAGTCGGTCCTTAAGGCGCTGACGCACTAATTCAGGGGGTGCCTCAACACGTACCAGAATCAGCCTGGCCCCCGCGCTTTCAGCGATGTGATAGAGGCGCTCCCGGTGGCGCTCGATCAGGTTTGTGGAGTCGAGGATAAGCGGGATGCCTTTTCCAAGCAGTTCTTCAATGAGCATGTAGCAAGCCTGAAACAGGCGGTCGCTTTCGCCGCGACTATAGTTTGGGGTGAGGAAAAGGGATTGTCTCATTGCATCGCTCTCCAGGATGGGGAAAGTTGGAGAATTGGGGTTTGCGGAGGGCGAAGATGAAGCTATGGGTCGGGGGGGGAGAGATAAAAGGCGCTCGGCAAGCCGGCGGCAGAGGTAGGATTTACCACTTCCTGGCAGGCCACTTACCACGATGAAGGCCGGGTTGATGGTTGGCTCGGGCAATTCGCCCAGGCTTTCCCTCAGTCGCTCCACATCTCTTCTAGTTTGGGTATCTTCCATGTGTCTTTTCTCTCTTTACGTCCCTTTCGCCTTTTATCAATTGTCGCATGCCGGTTTTATTGCCATATCATGGGCTATCTGGGAACATAAAGGGATTTCACCATAGGTGTCGAGGCTTTGTACTTATCCAGGAAGTTCTCACCTTTTCCCACCCGCCCTGAAATGTATTTCTGCCCCCGATATATCGGGGAGACCCCTGCCAGAGGGGAAAATCCCTTCTGGAGCCCCCTTTATAACTTCGTCTCAGTAAAACCAATGTACATAGCGGATGTTTTTTACTCCACTTGTCCCCAAGGTTGATTTATCGCAAAACGTCTTGCAGTGATAAGTTGTCTAAAAACACGATATAAAGTGTCACCCATCTATATGAGCCAGATTGCTGCCTGAGGTTTCGCTTAGCTTGAGCTTGAAAATAATGGGTTTCTCATTCCTCAGTATAAAAGGTGATGGCAAGCACTCCCGGGCCGGCGTGAACCCCCATACCGGGGGTGAACTCGGTTAGATAAAGCTCAACACAGTTAAATCGGGAGGCAATATCAGCCTTGAGTTTCTCCCCATCCTCCAGCTCATCGGCATGGTGCACGATGACATGCACCGGGGAGTCTCCAACCCGTTCTGCCATAATGTCCATGAGTTGCTTTACTGCCTTTGTCTTGGTCCGGGGACGCGCTACCGGCATCGTTTCTCCTGTGGAAGTAGCATGCTCCACGACTGGCTTTATCTTTAATAGAGAGCCAGCCCAAGCCTGTGCCCTGCCGGTGCGACCGGTTCTGGCCAGATAGAAGAGGGTATCCAACATCGCTATGAAATGTACCCTGGGCATCATACCGCGTGCCACCTCAGCCACCTGAGCCATGTCTGCCCCCTGGCTGGCAGCGCGAGCTGCCTCCAAGACTATAAGCCCCAGGGCGCCGCCCACCGCCCGGCTATCTAGCACGTCGATGGCAGTGTTGGTTAGCACCTCTTTGGCCACATCTCTAGCTACCAGCGCGGTATCGTAGATTTTGCTTTGTTGCGATGTGAGTGTGATACAGAGTATGCTTTCTGCCTGCTCGCTCAACCGGCGATAGGCACCGAGGAAATCACCTGCCGAAGGGGTGGAGGTGGTGGGGAGATTCTCCCTACGTCGCATAATCCTGTAGACTTCACTGGGGCTCATGTCGATCCCGTCGCGATAGCTCTTGCCTTCAAAGATTATCATGAGTGGCACTATACAGATGTCATACTTCGCCACCAGTTCTTCAGGTATGCAAGCGGTGCTGTCGGTAACAATGCCAACCTTTCTCATCATATCCTCCTCAATCGACGTAAAAGGCGAGTCCGATTAGTCACCTACCTGTAGTATAGCCCATTATCGGGCTGAATTCACTGATCCAGAGGTCGCAGCAGTCAAACTCCGATGTGCTACCCGTTCCTTGAGCCTCTGGGCTTCCTCAAGCGCATCTGCATGCACTACCGCTACGTGTACCGGGCTTTCCCCAACCTTCTCTCGCATTATTCGTATGCTTCGTTTTGCACCGCGCTCTTTGGTCCTGACTAGGCCTACAAAATCTACTGCACCATCGGATATGCTGATTATCGGCTTTATACTCAAGGCGGAGCCTATCCTCTCCGCAAT is a genomic window of Dehalococcoidia bacterium containing:
- the glmU gene encoding bifunctional sugar-1-phosphate nucleotidylyltransferase/acetyltransferase; translation: MKAVILAAGEGKRMHPLTYTRPKVMLPLTNKPILEHLLLEAREAGIREFIFVVGYHGDTVRQYFGNGDGWQVTIEYVMQRKQLGTTHALRMVERSVDGKFLLINGDVIVGEKDIRRMVTKNEITLSLAEVTNPRDLGVVEVGEGQVVRIYEKVAEPPSNLANAGLYLLTPDIFNAASRVKKSPRGEYEITDSLQLLIDERYIVSYEMIDHWLDLSYPWDLLAGNEALMPRVASENLGSQEGNAVIRGLVSIGRGTVIRANSYIEGPVVIGENCEIGPSCYIRPSTSIGDNCHIGSAVEVKNSIIMRDSKIPHHNYVGDSIIGEGCNLGAGTKIANLRLDKGEIKAMGINTGRHKLGAILGDGVQTGINACIDAGSLIGNDTYIGAGAVASGVIAPNSRIFG
- the glmU gene encoding bifunctional sugar-1-phosphate nucleotidylyltransferase/acetyltransferase, with protein sequence MRIEQAVILAAGEGQRLRPFTVLKPKVMIHIANKPILQYVVEALALNGVRHIVMVVGYRKEQVQDYFGSGEKFGVEIDYVVQRQQLGTAHALRQARDVVGDSFLVLPGDNIIKPDTIARLIEAKPGIILVKRQENISKYGVVTAKKGMVEEIVEKPQEATSKLVNTGIYALDRGILEFIEEERELPMVLKNMVARGYHIAAQETDDTWLDAVYPWDILRLNDIALGDISQSVAGTVEKGVTLKGAVSIGRGTVVRAGCYLVGPLIIGENSEIGPHACIFPATSIGDQVTISPFGQVRNSAIGNGARIGPGSILEDTIVDRGSVLGGHFSAFSGEAVIEVEGEYHKVNTGAVVGEHCDIEDNVIARPGVIIGNHSRVRALKLLSGKIPDGSLVM
- the glmS gene encoding glutamine--fructose-6-phosphate transaminase (isomerizing), with product MCGIVGYIGGRDAQPILLQSLKRLEYRGYDSCGIAVLGSTIKVSKDVGRVQQLEKALPRDNGKLGIGHTRWATHGKPSRSNAHPHTDCSGNIAVVHNGVIDNSQQLRDELTGEGHRFLSETDTEVMPHLIERYYQGDLEQAVKRALADVKGSYALIVLAANHEELLVARNDSPLVIGVGDGENFVASDVPALLDYTDRVIYLEDGDVGIITGDAIRLLNQDCEVRRETNVIPWTLEDAQKGGYEHFMLKEIHEQPRVIRDTLGGYISAIEPAVDLGLERTDFEDVLLLACGTSYHAGLVGRCLLERIARVPVRVEIASEFSHSDAVLGKTWVIGITQSGETADLLGALKKAKQMGCKTLAITNCIGSSVTRIADQTFYIKAHPEISVAATKSFIAQLMALYLLALSEAKMDIRSLQGLIGELSVLPDRVQLILDDEEKIARFGKYLSTYDSAFFIARGINFPVALEGALKLKEISYIHAEGYPAGEIKHGPFALLTPDTPVIAITARDDTYEAMLANIKEIKARESPVIALAGEDDEDIEQFVDHVIRVPGVSSILSPVINSVALQLLAYYAAKERGCPIDMPRNLAKSVTVK
- a CDS encoding glucose-1-phosphate thymidylyltransferase, encoding MKALILAGGTGTRLKPITHTVAKQLLPVANKPILFYVLDQVIESGITDIGIIVSPETGNRIKEVVADGSKWQAKITYILQPEPLGLAHAVETAQDFLGSSSFLMFLGDNLIQGGVKAFVDEFNSLRPDALVLLKEVSDPRFFGVAELDPSGKVVRLVEKPKEPKSNLALVGAYLFTPEIHRAIAQIKPSWRGELEITDAIQKLFDLGKTVQSHILKGWWLDTGKKDDLLEANRVVLDDLLQPSIKGDVDSKSQVAGRVEIREGAKIEGSTVRGPVSIAERCQIRNSLIGPFTSIGAGTVIEDSSIEHSVILENSRIYRIERLEDSIIGSGVELQKADERFRAIKLFVGDDARIEL
- a CDS encoding dTDP-4-dehydrorhamnose 3,5-epimerase family protein, producing the protein MDYLFGVKVQKLRLIPDERGWLMEMMRRDWEVFDKFGQAYVTTCYPGVIKAWHYHKLQIDHFTCVHGVAKLALYDAREDSTTRGMINEFYIGTLNPILVKIPSLIYHGFTAVGNEIAMIVNFPTELYNYEEPDEYRLPYDDPSIPYKWEVKMG
- the rfbD gene encoding dTDP-4-dehydrorhamnose reductase, whose product is MKVLVAGAGGMLARDLTICLSERGYEIVALPHNELDITDLKAVRTAVDEFEPELVINCAAYTKVDEAEKEEPQALLANGFGVQNICLACQQRDIPLVHFSTDYIFDGVKEGPYTIYDEPNPISAYGRSKLLGERYLLWLLSRFYLIRTSWLFGLHGKNFIETMTELGQREKQISVVKDQKGCPTWSYHLAQAVVELIETRRYGIYHITNSEPTTWYDFAREIFRICEMDVEVLPVTSDQVPRPAMRPQNSILDPFPLPRVLGREMPSWREALKEYIERRDTRG
- the rfbB gene encoding dTDP-glucose 4,6-dehydratase produces the protein MRLLVTGGAGFIGSNFVHYMLEQHPDYHILDLDALTYAGSMENLKEIVENPGHRFIQGRIEDGKLVDGLMPGVDAVINFAAESHVDRSIVEPQVFITTNVLGTQVLLDAALRHEVKLFCQISTDEVYGAVELDSAERFIEESPIRPNSPYSASKASADLLVRAYYRTYGLPVVISRCTNNYGPRQHAEKFIPTVILSALRGKPVPIYGDGLYVRDWIHVLDHCRAIDLILHRGKVGEVYNIGGDNEWANIELAREILQITGKPENLLQSVPDRPGHDRRYTLSSEKLRRELGWKPGVPFDQGLSETVRWYSEINK
- a CDS encoding glycosyltransferase family 2 protein; translated protein: MKEVSIIFPALNEEETIGKVIDEVPMEEIQGKGYRAKVIVFDNGSTDKTREIAESKGARVITEPLRGKGRAIRTAFESVGGDYIFILDAD